AATGTAAGATGAAAAGGAACCTTCAATTGTTTCCCAAGAAGAACGATTTCTTTTTTAGAAAGATTTTGAAGAGGAGTTAAAATTTTGATCGAAGGACCTTGACTTCCTTTTTTAGTTCCAAGTTGAATCGCCATTTCAAACATTTTGATGAACTCAGGTCTACAATCCGGATAACCGGAATAATCCATCGAATTGACTCCGATATAAATAGAATCCGAACCAGTTCCTTCCGCAAGAGAAACCGCAAAGGAAAGAAAAAGTATATTTCGTCCCGGAACATATGTATTGGGTATTTCTTCTTTTCTCAAAGAATTTTTAGGAACCTGGAGCGACTTTTGTGTAAGAGACGAACCTAAAAATAATTCCGGTTTTAATTTTTGAATCGTGTGAGGAATTCCTAATTTATGTGTTACCTTTTTTGCGTAAGACAATTCGATTTTATGTCTTTGACCGTAATCGAAGGAAAGGGCTTGGATTTCTTTTCCGTCCGCAATCGCTTGATAAAGACAAGTAGTAGAATCCAATCCCCCAGATAAAAGTACAACCGCCTTGTTGTTTGACAAATTCTCTTTGAAGTTCTTCCGACTCAAACTTCTGTTCTTTTGAGAATTCAATGTAGTCCTTCTTCTGTTGATCGGCCAATGTAAAACGTTTTTCCGGAATATACCAAGATTTCTCCGAAAAACGATCCAAACAAAGTTATAGATTGTGTTAGGTGAAGAACGTAGTATTTTATGTTTTGATCATTCATTATTTTTCTTTTTTAAATAAAGAATTAAAATATAAACCGTCGCTTCTATTACGAGTAAGATGGCTGCCAGAGGCAATAATGATTACTTACGCCCAACATCAATGCAGATAATCCCAATAACATTAAAATAATAGAGTTGTTAAAAAATTAATCCTTCATCAGTTTCTACTTGATCGAAACAGTTCTATTGATCTGAGCTACAAAATTTTTCAACAATTCTAATATTTAATTTTTTAAGCATTTACTTCCCTAATTTAACAAATTACGAAGTCTTTCACCTAACGGATCGTTTTCGGGCCTTCGTAAACACAGGCGCTTGTACAGGTTTCGTGTAACGTAATTTTATAGAGCAAAGGTAGAAGAGGTTTGAGATGATTCCAAAGCCAAATAGAAATATTCTCAGAGGTAGGATTCTCAAGCCCCGGAACATCGTTTAGATAATAATGATCCAGATGATTTTCGGTCAAGGGTTTTACGATTTTACTGACTTCCGCATAATCGATCAACCAACCTGTCTTGGGATCAATCGTACCTTTTAAATGAAGTTTAAAACGAAAACTATGACCATGAAGTCGTTTGCATTTATGACCGTCTGGTACATTGGGTAGGAGGTGAGCAGCGTCGAAGCGAAATTCTTTTGTGAGTTCGATTTCTTCCATAGTTCCTTCCGGTATAATCATTGAAACCAGAACTTATACGTCACTTGTAACTTTGAATTTTTTGTTATTTGGAAATTCAATTTCGAAAACAAGCTGAGTCTCAAAGTCGACCGGAACTATGGAAAGAGACTAAAAAAAGAGGTTATTTCACCAGCTCTTTTAAAATTTCCTGTCTTTTTTGATCTTTTTGGTGCTCGTTTAAAACCAACCATTCTCTTTTGATTTGTTTAGAGCTTATACCTTTAAGTTCTGCATATTTGTTTAGCAGTTTTGCGGTTTTCTGATTCATACCAACCAGGAAATTAAAAAGAGAAGTATTGTCAAGCACTCAGTTTAGGATGGTTTCTTCCTAAAAATTTTATAGTTTTACTGAATTCCTACAAAAATAAGTGCCATAAATTTTGCTCTTATCTCAACTCGAAAGGTATAACGATCGTCCTTTAGAAATTTTTCTAAAGAATGATCACACAAATTCTTTGAGGTTTTGAAACAGGCTCTTAAATAAATAATGGTTCCTGTTTTTGTCCTATAAAAGAATATTCTAACTTTTTAATCTGTGGGAACTACTCACTTCATCAGAAAAAGTATGATTTTAAATTACAGAGATTTTACTGAAAAGTTGTTGGAACTACCACAGTCTTTCACAATCCAAAAACTTTCAAAAAGTATAATAGAGTTGTTGAAAAATTCCATAGTGAAAATTCGTAAAATTGCTTCAATTGTCCATTCAATCCAATACAAACAGATCAAGAATTAATTTTTCAACAACTCTAATGAATTGAAATGAGACTTAATCTGTGGGAACTACTATTTTTAAAAAAATATTCTATGGTATTTATTTTTACGTTGAACGATTTTACGTTCCAATGTAAGAGTTCCCACATTTTTAAATCAGAAATAGGATAATAAAACAATCGAATTCGATCTCAGGATTATAGAAGCCATCTCAAAAATATCTTAGAATTCGACATTTTAAACAAAGATAAAAAATTTTTCCTAAAACTTCAAAATGTGGGAACTCATACGAAAATTTAAAGATATTAGAATTGTTTGATAGTTAGCAAATTACTAAATATGACGGCTTTGTAAGAACTACTACATTTATTAGAAATTCCTAAAGACTCGTTTAGAAAAAAATCGACTTTATGTCCCTTTAAAAGAACTCATTTGAAACGTCCCCAACTCAAAAATCTTGATTCGATCCGATTTTACAGATCTTTATAAAATTTGATCATCGCAAAGCTTGATCGCAAAATTATGTTTAACCACAAAATATTAGGTAATCTGTTATACAACCATCAGCAATCTAATTTTGAAACATAAACACGGAAAAAACTTTTCTTGCTATTGAAATTAGATCGAGTAAAGTTCCCTTCCCGAAAGAAGTTAAAAGTTGATTTTAAAATCTTAAAATGTGGGAACTACCACGTTTTTCGAAAAACTGATCTCGAATGATTTCTTAAAGGTTCGAATTCAAAACTTTAACCGTTTAAAAAATGGGGAGCCAATTAAAACAATGAAAAGAATTCTTCTGATTGTATCGAATTTTTGGAATCAAACGCCAATTTGGGTTCGTAGATCTCTGATTACGATTCTTGTATTGACCGTTTTTATAAAAGTCCTATTTGTGTTTTTGATTTTTTGGAAAGCTCCTCGTTTATCAGGAGAATTAAAAATTCCGGGACTTACCCAACCGGTTTCAGTAATTCGAGATTCCTACGGAGTTCCTCATATTCGATCCGAAGATTCATCTTCCGCCTATTTCGCGTTAGGTTATATATGCGCAAGCGATCGTTTGTTCCAAATGGAAATTTTAAGAAGAGCGGCCAAAGGAGAGCTATCGGAGGTTTTAGGAGCCGAACTAGTTCCAACGGATATTTTTTTAAGACAGGTATTATTAAGAAAAACCGCTGAAAAGATGTTACAGGAATCCGAAAAAGTAAATCCACAGATCTTGAAAGAATTGGATTCGTTTTTAGAAGGAATCAATTACTTTTTAAAAACCGAATCCCTTCCCATCGAGTTTACAATTCTAGGATATAAACCAAAACCGTTCGACCGACTCGATGTAATGAGTGCACTTTCTTTATTATCTTTTTCATTTGCAGAAGCTTTGCGAAACGATACACTTTATACCATTTTAGAAAGAAAACTTCCAAATCGGAACGTAAGTGAATTATTTCCAAGACACGATACAGAAGAACCGTTTTCAATTCAGCAAAATCAACCTTCTTATTCTCCTAAAAAATTAACAGAAAATAGTAAAGTTGTTCTTCCTTTGACAAAAGAATCCAAATTGTCAAAATCAAAATCGAACGAACTTTCAGATTTAGATCTAATAATCCAAAAAACGAATCGGATCTTAAAAGAACTTCCTTCTTTATCCGGAAGCAACTCTTGGGTCATCGGTCCTTCTCGATCAACCACAGGAGGAGCCATTCTGGCAAACGATCCGCATATCGGTTACGGTAACCCCGGAACCTGGTATGAGGTTCACTTGAAAACGGGAGATCACGAAACCTACGGGTATCATTTGCCGATTTTCCCTTTTCCTTTAATAGCGCATAACGTTAAAAAAGCTTGGGCTTTGACAATGTTAGAAAACGACGATATGGATTTTTACGAAGAAATTCTACATCCAACAAAACCGAATCTCGTAAAGGAAAAAGGGAATTGGGTTCCGGTTCAAGTTTTGAAAGAATCAATCCAAGTCAAAGGAGAAGAGCCGAGAGAAATTACAATCCAAGTAACTTCTCACGGTCCGATACTTTCCAAACCGATCCAAGGATATACCGGACCAGTCGTTTCTTTATATTGGATCTTTCATCATCTATCGGTTCCTCTTTTGGAAACGATCTATTCTTTAGGACGTTGTTCGTCTTTGACCGAATGTAACAAGATCGTTTCCGATTTGACCGCACCCGGTTTAAACGTTTCTTATGCAGACAAAAACGGAAACATCGCTTGGTGGAGTGTGGGAAGATTTCCGATTCGAAAAAAGAAAACCAATACTCGCAAAATATTAAACGGAGCCTCGGGAGAAGACGACGTTATCGGTTATATCCCGTTTCATCAAAATCCGAAACTAGTCAATCCTCCAGAAGGAATTATACTCACCGCAAATCATCTTCCTACTTACGAACTCAAAGGTTACGGAAAACCGGAAGGGTATTGGCAAGAATCGGATCGGGGAAGAAGAATCTACGAACTTCTATCTCAGAAAAAAAATTGGACCGTGGACGATACAAAAAAAATACAAACCGACGTTCATTCCTTTTCAGCTAGGTCAATTGTACCTTTGATCTCTTTGGAGATCGAAGAAGATAAAAATTGGTCGGGCGTATTTAAAGAGGCTTTGGATATTTATAGAAAGTTCGATGGAGAAAACACGTTAGACTCATCGGGAGCCACGATATTCCATACACTCAACCAATTTGTAATGTTGAATTTGTGGACAGACGAATTCGGAGAATCCAATCTTCAAATTTTTGGACAAACCGCAGAACGTTGGAACGCATATAAATCTATTCTTGCAAATCCGAAATCCGATTTCTGGGACGATCTTACGACTCCGGATTTAAAAGAAACGAGAAGGGAAATACTCATCCGTTCTTTTGCACAAACGGTTCGTTATTTATCCAAAGAACACGGAGGTTCTCCTTCAACTTGGAAATGGAAAGACGCGCATAAAATTACGTTTGAACATCCGATGGGAAAAATACCGGTTTTAGATTCGATTTTTAATCAAGGTCCTTTTTCAGTCGCTTCGGGAGAATCCGTGATCAATCTGATGAATCAAAAAGAAATCAATCCGAAGATAAGACCTCGTGTAGGTCCTTCAAAACGAAGAATCATCGATCTCATAAATCCGGAAAACTCTTGGTCGGTATTACCAACAGGAAACTCTGGAAATTTAGGATCACCATTTTATGGAGATCAGATCGAACTGTTTTTAAACGGAGAACATCGTAAAATTCGATTCACTCAGTCTCAAATCGAAAAAGATACAAAATACATATTGAATATGATTCCGAAATAAAAAATAGATTCAAAAACAGAAATGAATAAAAGTTGAAAGTAACGGGCGCATGGTCGGGAATTTTTCGATAAGAAAAACTTATTTGAAACAACCCGACCACCAGGCTCTCAGCTTCGGTCAATAAATTTCAGATTTCTCCGAAGATCAAAAGAGAACGAATTACAAATTTATTGACCACGCATCGATCCTTTGCGCGGGAATTCAAAACACATAACCAGAGTTTGGCGACATTCAGTTTTGTTTGAAATCCATTTTACAAAATAGAGTTATTGAAAAATTCCATAACGACGATCAACAAAACTGGTTCAATCGACCATTTCATAAAACAGAAACAAGATAGAGAATTAACTTTTCAACAACTCTATTATCTTAAAGCAAATTGCACCTAACTTTATTTAGACGAAGTAGAAAACAACCTTTTAAAAAGACGACTCAAAGGATCTTCGATAAATCGATGGATAAGCCAAGAAACGCCTAAGGTAAAAAGAAAACTAATCAAAAGACTCAAAACAAAAAACGCCAGGCCGGTTTCAAACAAACTGGGAAAAAAGAATTTTATAACTCCGAACGAGATTAAGGAAAGTAGCAAATGCCATATATAAATCGTATAACTCAAGTTAGATACTGGAACCAGAAATTTTAAACTCAATCCTTTCGCTAAAAAAGTATTAGGGAACAAAATTACAGATAAAAGAATTAAAACATAAGCTAAATCGATTAAATTGAATCTTACCGTTCCTGAAAAAAAGGAATAGATAGATTTGCTTTGAAAGTTGATAAAAACTAAAATTAGAATGGGAAATAAGAGTAATAAAAAACTTACGATACGACCCGATAAATATTTTTTTAGATCTTCTTTGCGATTTACGATCCAATCCATAAGAATGATACCAATCACAATCGAATCCGCACGAGTATGTGTAGGACGAAAAACCAAGGTCTCGTAATCCGTTCCGAAAAAATCCGGATTGAGATAGATGATGATTCTTAATATTCCAGGAATCAAATACAAAAACCAAAGGATACATTGTCTTGTAAAAAAGTTTCGTTTGAACAAAACGAATCCGCAAAAAAAAGGAAAAATAAAATAAAATTGTTCCGTGATCGATAAAAACCAAGTATGAATATTCGGGCCTTTCCAATAATTACCGATAAAAACGAAATCAGCCCAAGCGTTTCTCAAACCGTTATCCGTACTCTCCATCACATTCAAAGCCATTAAAGTGTCAGGTACGGACAATTGTTTTGTAGCGATCCATTTTTGACTCATGGAATAGGAAACCCGGTTTATAAAGTAACTGATCGTGATAAAAAGATAATAAACGGGAAGTAATCTATAATTCCGCTTTAGGAAAAAATCCAAATAACGGATCTTTCCGTTGTCGGACCATTCTTTCCACAAAGCCATAGAAATTAAAAAACCGCTCAGAATAAAAAATAAATTCACTTCAAAATGGTGAAGCATATCTATAAACGTTTGCAGAAAAGAATTGTTATTTGCTGCGGTATATCCCGAATAAAAATAATAATGATATATGAATACTATGATGATTGCAAAGGCGCGCAATCCGTTTAACGAAGGAATTTCTTCCCTTTTATTTTCTACTTTTTGTCCCATAAATACCGTTTATACATTCTAATTTATGAATATACTTTTGTTTTCAAATAAAAAAATTTCTCGAGAAATTCAAAGTTTCACTTTAAAGAATCGCTCCAAAAGTTTCCATCAATTATACTCTGTATTTTTATGAATCAAAATGTAAAGTGAACTTTCTAAAAAAGAAAAGACTTATTTACAAAGTAAAAATCCGACCTAACGCTACAAGTTCCAAAACAAAAGCATTTCCTTATTCCCGTCTCTACCTTCTATCGGAGACCATTCTAAACCTAAAATGACACCTCCGATTTCCTTTTTAAGATACCTACAAAGAGAAAGTACGATTTGAAATCGAATTTTAGAATTTTTTAAAATACCTTTGACAAGGTCATTCCGATTGGCTTCAAATTGTGGTTTTATCAAGGAAACACATTCTAATTTTGGAATATTCTTTTCTTCTTTCAGTTTTCGAATCACTGGAAAAACGGATCGGAGAGAGATAAAACTCAAGTCCATTACGATTACGATCGATTCCGGATGAGGTGTTTGAAACCGATTGTTTTCCCATTCGATTTCTAAAGCGGATAAATTTTTCAGATGAAAACGATCTTTTACGATTACAGAAGGATGACTTCTCAATTTTTCTGCAAGCTGACCATAACCCACATCACAAGCAAAAACTTTCCAAGCCCCTTTTTCTAAAAGCACCTGCGTAAATCCTCCAGTCGAAGCACCCAGATCAATACAAAGTTTTCCATCGACTTGTAAAGGAAAAACCTCAAAGGCCTTTAACAGTTTATAAACGCCTCTGCTTACATATTCTGGGATGACGTTTAAGATCCTAATTTCAGAATCTTTTGAAAATTTGAACCCTACTTTAGTGATCTTTTGTTCGTTTACCAATACAGAGCCTGAAAGAATTAAACTTTTCGCTTTTTCCAGAGAATCTGCAAATCCCCTTTCGAAAAGAAGAATATCGAGCCTAATTTTTTCTCTGGCCAATGTAAATCGGAAGCTCCTGAAAGAATGTTCGTTCTTCTTCCGTGGAAACAAAATCAGAAGAAATAAAAATTAGGTTTTTCTGAAGTTCTTCCACCATCTTTTTGCAACGATCCATTCCAAATAACATAGGATAGGTGATCTTGCCGGATTTTTGATCCTTACCTGGGGTTTTTCCTAAAGATTCTTGAGTTCCTTCCACGTCTAAAATATCATCTGTAATTTGAAACAGTAAACCTAGATCTTCTCCGTATTGAGACAAAGATGTTTCTCTTTTTTTCCAGTCTTTACGAAGACGGTTCCCCAAAAGTAAGGCTGACTTGATCAACGCTCCCGTTTTTAAACGGTGAGTCAATTGAAGCATTTCTATTTTATCGGATTGGTTTGTTGAATGATTTTCTTTTGAATTTTCTTTTTCCATCTGCAGATCATAAACTTGTCCGGAAACCATTCCAGGCGCACCGCAACCTGTATGCAAAATTTCTAATAGATCTCTATGTAAAAAATGATCTCCATTTTCAACCCGGATCCAAGAAATAAAATAAAACGCGAAAGAATTCAAAGCATCTCCGGCCAAAATCGCTGTAGCTTCTGAAAATTTTTTATGAAGGGTCGGTAATCCCCTTCTAAAATCGTCGTTATCCATACTTGGAAGATCGTCGTGAATCAAAGAATAAGTATGAATACATTCCAAAGAAGCCCCAAGTAAAAGAACATTTTGAGTTTCATTTTGAAGTTCACCAAAAGCAGCCAAGGCCAAGACGGGTCTGAGTCGTTTTCCTCCGGCCATGAGACTGTATTTCATAGCTTCAAAAAGTTCGGGAGCAGATTGTTTGGAAAGTACCGAAAGAGTTTGAGAATTTAAAAAATTCTCAAACATACTTTTATAAGAATGGAATATTTCGGAAAAGGAAGATGGATTCACTCTGGCTCCAAGGCTGAAAGAAAACTTTCAATTGTAAAGCAAAGTCTGACAAACCGATCATAAAACGGTTTTGCTGAAACAACGAATTATTTTCATTAGATGATAAACCACAACCTTATTGGTTTTGGGTTTTACTATTTTGAAATCGTAAATGACTTTTTCTATGTAGATACCAAAAAGAATATCGTATCAACTCTTTAGAACCTATCTCAAAAAGTTCTTCTGATCAAAAGAAAAATTCATTTATAAAGATCTTCTACAATTGAACTTTTTTAAAAGATTCCAACGTTTATCAAATTCAGTTCAAGATTTAACTTTTAAAACTACTTTACCCATGGACGTGCCAGATTGAAAGTATTTCAAAGCCTCGTTTAAACTATCGAACGCAAAAGTTTTACCTATAAGGGGAGGAGAAATATTTAATTTCACAAGAGCATTCAAATGTTTTGTCAATATTTCCACCTTTTCATAGAGCCAGATCAGATTGAATCCCATCACGGCTTTATTGTCAGAAACCATTTTCATCGGATCTAATTTCGGTCTGGAAAAATATTTATAAGCAACTCTTGGCCAACTTACGGAACTACTTCCGCCCATCATTTCCGCTGCGCCGTAGACGATCATTCTTCCCATCGGAGACATCACTTCGTAACTTTCTTGAAAGATTTTTCCTCCGATACATTCTAAAACTAAATTTAAGTCCGTTCCGGAAAGAGATTCCTGTAGATCGTTTTTAAATCGATCGGAACGAACAATCTGTTTGTCATAACCTTCTTTTTTAAGAAGGTCGATTTTAGAAGAAGTTCCTACCGTTCCGATTGTAAACGCACCTATTTTTTTTGCGATTCTGTTTGCAAGAATTCCAACTCCACCTGCCGCACTATGGATCAAAACAGTTTGTCCTTTTTTAAGATCTCCTAAAGCAACTAACGCATAGTAGGCGGTTAAACCTTGTACTAGAAATCCTGCTCCCTGATCAAAGTTCCATTTGGAAGGAAGTTTAAAAACGTATCTGGAATCGATATTCAAATGAGAAGAATAACCGCCAAAACGAGTAACTCCCATAATCTTATCTTTCTTTTTTACGTTTTTGACTTTTTTTCCGGTAGAAATTACCACTCCTGAATATTCAAGTCCTGGAATAAAGGCCCCTTGCGGAGTAGCGCTATACAATCCCTGAATCGCAAATAAATCCGCAAAGTTTAATCCGATCGAATGAACTTCGATTTGTACTTCGTTTTCATCCGGTTCGGGAAGAGTTTCCGTTTCTAAATTTACGTTTTCAAGTGATCCTTTTTTTCGGACAAGCGCGATCGTTCTTTGCATGAAAGGAGGTTATAAGAATTCAAGCCAAAAGAGCAAGTAGAATTTTTAGAATCTTTGATTTGAACCAAATTCAGATGAAACTTTCATACAGTTTGAAAATTAATTTTTTGAATCAAATCCTAGAAAAGTTTTACCGAATATAAATTAGAGTTGTTGAAAAATTCCATAGTGAAGATTCACAAACTGTTTCAATTATTTATTTCAATACAACAAAAACAGATGAAGAATTCATTTTTCAACAACTATTGTCTTTTGGGTTAAGATTTCCCGGTTTTTCAACTTATAATATTCAGTATATTATAAGTTACTAATTTATTTTTATTTGTATTGAACTTGATTTCACTTTTCTAAAAGTTCAACGTAACGATTGAAGACAAATAAAGCATTCTCACCATCACAAGTTGTTCGAGAAACTAAAGCGTCTCACTTTCTATGAGCGCTCGACAAGAAAGTGATTGTTCCGAATTCGATTGATTAGCTGGACTGGAACTAAAAGCCAGAGGTCGAGTAGTTTTTCTTATTGGAAAATTCTCCGAATACGTCCCCATACATTCGTTTCCTTTAAAAAGTTGAATTTTTGAAACTGTGGGAACTCACACGATTTTTTACATAAAAACCGGTCCTAACTTTGAGACGCGTTATAAGAAAAATGCTTAAGAGTACCTTAACTGATCGAACGAGACATAATTTAAAGCCTCTCAATTGTAATTTTTGAGAAACTCTTGACAATTCCTACAATTTCAAATTTATGTGACCAAAAGGTCACATGTCAGATCAAGAATTAGGTCGGGTCTTTAAAGCTTTAGCAGACGAAAATCGCAGACGAATTCTGGATATTATTAAGAGCCGACCCGGTATTTCTGTAGGAGATTTAACAGATTTTTTCGAATTTAGCCGCTTTGCGGTGATGAAACATCTAAAGGTTCTTTCAGAAGCAAATCTTTTGAAGATAGAGAAGAATGGAAAATTTAGAAATATTCATCTCAATGCGATTCCGATTCAAATGATCTATGATCGTTGGATTTCGAAATACAGTAAGCATTGGGCAAATTCTCTGACACGACTGAAGTACGATTTGGAAGGAGAAAACAAAATGGAAGAGATAAAACAAATTTATACTCTGTATATTAAAACGAATGTTGATAAACTTTGGGATGCATTAATTCAATCTAAGATTACTCCCGAATGGTTTGCTGGAATGGCTGTGACTTTCGAACCGAAAGTAGGAGCGTCATTGACTTACGACATCACTGGTCCAGAAGGAAATAAACTGTCTTTGGTTCAAGGAAAGATATTGGAATTTGATCCTAAAAAAAAATTGGTTTACACGTTCAAACTAACGGCAGAACCAAAAGCGGCTACAGATCGGGAATCGAGAGTCAGTTACGAGCTTGAACCCATAGGAGATTCGATCAAATTAACCGTGATTCATGACGACTTTGACGACAAAACCCCTACTTATTTCGGAACTTCTCAAGGTTGGCCTATGCATCTTAGCAACCTAAAAACATTTATTGAAACCGGTAAGGCAATGGACCTTCCAAAAATGCATTGATACAAAAAATGAACTGGGA
The nucleotide sequence above comes from Leptospira kirschneri serovar Cynopteri str. 3522 CT. Encoded proteins:
- a CDS encoding TlyA family RNA methyltransferase; this encodes MAREKIRLDILLFERGFADSLEKAKSLILSGSVLVNEQKITKVGFKFSKDSEIRILNVIPEYVSRGVYKLLKAFEVFPLQVDGKLCIDLGASTGGFTQVLLEKGAWKVFACDVGYGQLAEKLRSHPSVIVKDRFHLKNLSALEIEWENNRFQTPHPESIVIVMDLSFISLRSVFPVIRKLKEEKNIPKLECVSLIKPQFEANRNDLVKGILKNSKIRFQIVLSLCRYLKKEIGGVILGLEWSPIEGRDGNKEMLLFWNL
- the queC gene encoding 7-cyano-7-deazaguanine synthase QueC — encoded protein: MNSQKNRSLSRKNFKENLSNNKAVVLLSGGLDSTTCLYQAIADGKEIQALSFDYGQRHKIELSYAKKVTHKLGIPHTIQKLKPELFLGSSLTQKSLQVPKNSLRKEEIPNTYVPGRNILFLSFAVSLAEGTGSDSIYIGVNSMDYSGYPDCRPEFIKMFEMAIQLGTKKGSQGPSIKILTPLQNLSKKEIVLLGKQLKVPFHLTFSCYDPKNGKACGKCDACLLRKKGFQETGVSEK
- a CDS encoding acyltransferase family protein, whose amino-acid sequence is MGQKVENKREEIPSLNGLRAFAIIIVFIYHYYFYSGYTAANNNSFLQTFIDMLHHFEVNLFFILSGFLISMALWKEWSDNGKIRYLDFFLKRNYRLLPVYYLFITISYFINRVSYSMSQKWIATKQLSVPDTLMALNVMESTDNGLRNAWADFVFIGNYWKGPNIHTWFLSITEQFYFIFPFFCGFVLFKRNFFTRQCILWFLYLIPGILRIIIYLNPDFFGTDYETLVFRPTHTRADSIVIGIILMDWIVNRKEDLKKYLSGRIVSFLLLLFPILILVFINFQSKSIYSFFSGTVRFNLIDLAYVLILLSVILFPNTFLAKGLSLKFLVPVSNLSYTIYIWHLLLSLISFGVIKFFFPSLFETGLAFFVLSLLISFLFTLGVSWLIHRFIEDPLSRLFKRLFSTSSK
- a CDS encoding polyprenyl synthetase family protein; amino-acid sequence: MNPSSFSEIFHSYKSMFENFLNSQTLSVLSKQSAPELFEAMKYSLMAGGKRLRPVLALAAFGELQNETQNVLLLGASLECIHTYSLIHDDLPSMDNDDFRRGLPTLHKKFSEATAILAGDALNSFAFYFISWIRVENGDHFLHRDLLEILHTGCGAPGMVSGQVYDLQMEKENSKENHSTNQSDKIEMLQLTHRLKTGALIKSALLLGNRLRKDWKKRETSLSQYGEDLGLLFQITDDILDVEGTQESLGKTPGKDQKSGKITYPMLFGMDRCKKMVEELQKNLIFISSDFVSTEEERTFFQELPIYIGQRKN
- a CDS encoding ArsR/SmtB family transcription factor, which translates into the protein MSDQELGRVFKALADENRRRILDIIKSRPGISVGDLTDFFEFSRFAVMKHLKVLSEANLLKIEKNGKFRNIHLNAIPIQMIYDRWISKYSKHWANSLTRLKYDLEGENKMEEIKQIYTLYIKTNVDKLWDALIQSKITPEWFAGMAVTFEPKVGASLTYDITGPEGNKLSLVQGKILEFDPKKKLVYTFKLTAEPKAATDRESRVSYELEPIGDSIKLTVIHDDFDDKTPTYFGTSQGWPMHLSNLKTFIETGKAMDLPKMH
- the queD gene encoding 6-carboxytetrahydropterin synthase QueD, yielding MEEIELTKEFRFDAAHLLPNVPDGHKCKRLHGHSFRFKLHLKGTIDPKTGWLIDYAEVSKIVKPLTENHLDHYYLNDVPGLENPTSENISIWLWNHLKPLLPLLYKITLHETCTSACVYEGPKTIR
- a CDS encoding penicillin acylase family protein, producing the protein MKRILLIVSNFWNQTPIWVRRSLITILVLTVFIKVLFVFLIFWKAPRLSGELKIPGLTQPVSVIRDSYGVPHIRSEDSSSAYFALGYICASDRLFQMEILRRAAKGELSEVLGAELVPTDIFLRQVLLRKTAEKMLQESEKVNPQILKELDSFLEGINYFLKTESLPIEFTILGYKPKPFDRLDVMSALSLLSFSFAEALRNDTLYTILERKLPNRNVSELFPRHDTEEPFSIQQNQPSYSPKKLTENSKVVLPLTKESKLSKSKSNELSDLDLIIQKTNRILKELPSLSGSNSWVIGPSRSTTGGAILANDPHIGYGNPGTWYEVHLKTGDHETYGYHLPIFPFPLIAHNVKKAWALTMLENDDMDFYEEILHPTKPNLVKEKGNWVPVQVLKESIQVKGEEPREITIQVTSHGPILSKPIQGYTGPVVSLYWIFHHLSVPLLETIYSLGRCSSLTECNKIVSDLTAPGLNVSYADKNGNIAWWSVGRFPIRKKKTNTRKILNGASGEDDVIGYIPFHQNPKLVNPPEGIILTANHLPTYELKGYGKPEGYWQESDRGRRIYELLSQKKNWTVDDTKKIQTDVHSFSARSIVPLISLEIEEDKNWSGVFKEALDIYRKFDGENTLDSSGATIFHTLNQFVMLNLWTDEFGESNLQIFGQTAERWNAYKSILANPKSDFWDDLTTPDLKETRREILIRSFAQTVRYLSKEHGGSPSTWKWKDAHKITFEHPMGKIPVLDSIFNQGPFSVASGESVINLMNQKEINPKIRPRVGPSKRRIIDLINPENSWSVLPTGNSGNLGSPFYGDQIELFLNGEHRKIRFTQSQIEKDTKYILNMIPK
- a CDS encoding synaptic vesicle VAT-1 family membrane protein, giving the protein MQRTIALVRKKGSLENVNLETETLPEPDENEVQIEVHSIGLNFADLFAIQGLYSATPQGAFIPGLEYSGVVISTGKKVKNVKKKDKIMGVTRFGGYSSHLNIDSRYVFKLPSKWNFDQGAGFLVQGLTAYYALVALGDLKKGQTVLIHSAAGGVGILANRIAKKIGAFTIGTVGTSSKIDLLKKEGYDKQIVRSDRFKNDLQESLSGTDLNLVLECIGGKIFQESYEVMSPMGRMIVYGAAEMMGGSSSVSWPRVAYKYFSRPKLDPMKMVSDNKAVMGFNLIWLYEKVEILTKHLNALVKLNISPPLIGKTFAFDSLNEALKYFQSGTSMGKVVLKVKS